Below is a genomic region from Candidatus Methylomirabilota bacterium.
TCCCATAACCCTTGTGGCGGGCGAAGCCGTACTCGGGGAACTGCTCGTCCGCCGCCACCATGATCCGATCGCGCGTGACCTTGGCGACGATCGAGGCCGCGGCGACGGTGGCGCAGCGCAGGTCGCCGCCCACGAGATTGCGCTGGGGACAGGGCAGGTCGGGCAGCGCCACGAAGTCGGTGATCACCAGCTCGGGCGGAATCGGGAGCCGGCGCAGGGCCTCCCGCATGGCCAGGCGGGTCGCTTCCAGAATGTTCACGCGGTCGATGGTTTCGTGGTCGACGATGCCGATGCCCACCGCCAGCGCCCCCTTGTGGATGGCGTCAAAGAGTTCCTCGCGGCGCTCGGGCGTGAGCAGCTTCGAATCGGCCAGGCGTCGGATGCGCCGCTCCGGCGCGATGATGACGGCGGCGGCGAC
It encodes:
- a CDS encoding ribonuclease HII, which produces MTPFPSAPYRYEAQAWRSGVGRVAGLDEAGRGPLAGPVVAAAVIIAPERRIRRLADSKLLTPERREELFDAIHKGALAVGIGIVDHETIDRVNILEATRLAMREALRRLPIPPELVITDFVALPDLPCPQRNLVGGDLRCATVAAASIVAKVTRDRIMVAADEQFPEYGFARHKGYGTAEHLAALDRYGPCPLHRRTFAGVWRQGELFVLEDED